In Patagioenas fasciata isolate bPatFas1 chromosome 2, bPatFas1.hap1, whole genome shotgun sequence, a single window of DNA contains:
- the ITGB1 gene encoding integrin beta-1 isoform X3, which translates to MTKLKLLAWAGVLCCLIWNGFAQQGGSDCIKANAKSCGECIQAGPNCGWCKKTDFLQEGEPTSARCDDLAALKSKGCPMEDIENPRGSKQVLEDKEVTNRKIGAAERLKPEDITQIQPQKLVLKLRVGEPQTFSLKFKRAEDYPIDLYYLMDLSYSMKDDLENVKSLGTALMLEMEKITSDFRIGFGSFVEKTVMPYISTTPAKLRNPCTGDQNCTSPFSYKNVLSLTSEGNKFNELVGKQHISGNLDSPEGGFDAIMQVAVCGEQIGWRNVTRLLVFSTDAGFHFAGDGKLGGIVLPNDGKCHLENNMYTMSHYYDYPSIAHLVQKLSENNIQTIFAVTEEFQAVYKELKNLIPKSAVGTLSSNSSNVIQLIIDAYNSLSSEVILENSKLPKGVTISYKSFCKNGVNDTQEDGRKCSNISIGDEVKFEINVTANECPKKGQNETIKIKPLGFTEEVEINLQFICECQCQGEGEPNSPACHEGNGTFECGACRCNEGRIGRLCECSTDEVNSEDMDAYCRRENSTEICSNNGECICGQCVCKKRENTNEVYSGKYCECDNFNCDRSNGLICGGNGICKCRVCECFPNFTGSACDCSLDTLPCMASNGQICNGRGTCECGTCNCTDPKFQGPTCEMCQTCLGVCAEHKDCVQCRAFDKGEKKETCSQECMHFNMTLVESRDKLPQPGQPDPLSHCKEKDVDDCWFYFTYSVNSNGEANVHVVETPECPSGPDIIPIVAGVVAGIVLIGLALLLIWKLLMIIHDRREFAKFEKEKMNAKWDTQENPIYKSPINNFKNPNYGRKAGL; encoded by the exons ATG ACTAAATTAAAATTGCTCGCATGGGCTGGTGTCCTCTGCTGCTTGATATGGAATGGATTTGCTCAGCAAG GTGGAAGTGACTGTATAAAAGCTAATGCAAAATCATGTGGTGAATGTATACAAGCAGGACCAAACTGTGGCTGGTGTAAAAAAACA GACTTTTTACAAGAAGGAGAACCAACATCTGCACGATGTGATGACTTGGCAGCACTGAAGAGTAAAGGCTGTCCTATGGAAGATATAGAAAATCCCAGAGGTAGCAAACAAGTGCTTGAAGATAAAGAAGTAACAAATCGTAAGATAGGTGCTGCAGAGAGGCTGAAACCAGAGGACATTACACAGATCCAGCCCCAAAAATTAGTACTGAAACTAAGAGTCG GGGAACCTCAAacattttcactgaaatttaaGAGAGCTGAAGACTACCCCATTGACCTTTATTATCTTATGGACCTCTCCTATTCTATGAAAGATGATTTAGAGAATGTGAAGAGTCTCGGAACAGCTCTGatgttagaaatggaaaaaataacttCAGACTTTCGAATTG GCTTTGGGTCTTTTGTGGAGAAAACTGTGATGCCATATATAAGTACAACACCAGCCAAACTCAGAAATCCTTGTACAGGTGACCAGAACTGTACAAGTCCATTTAGCTATAAAAACGTGCTTAGCCTTACCAGTGAAGGAAACAAATTCAATGAACTTGTAGGTAAACAGCACATTTCCGGGAACTTAGATTCTCCTGAAGGTGGATTTGATGCGATAATGCAGGTTGCAGTTTGTGGG GAACAAATTGGCTGGAGAAACGTTACAAGACTACTGGTGTTTTCCACGGATGCTGGATTTCACTTTGCAGGAGACGGTAAACTTGGTGGAATTGTTTTACCAAATGATGGGAAATGTCATCTGGAAAATAATATGTACACAATGAGCCACTACTAT GATTATCCCTCTATTGCTCATCTGGTACAGAAGCTTAGTGAGAACAATATTCAGACAATCTTTGCTGTTACTGAGGAGTTTCAGGCAGTTTATAAG GAACTGAAAAATCTGATACCAAAATCAGCAGTGGGAACATTGTCTTCAAACTCCAGCAATGTGATCCAGCTGATCATTGATGCATACAAT TCCCTTTCTTCAGAGGTTATCCTGGAAAACAGTAAGCTACCGAAAGGAGTGACCATCAGCTATAAGTCTTTCTGCAAGAATGGAGTGAATGACACACAAGAAGATGGGAGAAAATGTTCTAACATTTCAATTGGAGATGAG gttaAATTTGAGATTAATGTAACAGCTAATGAATGTCCCAAGAAAGGACAAAATGAAACAATTAAAATTAAACCACTGGGATTCACCGAAGAAGTGGAAATTAATCTCCAGTTCATCTGTGAATGTCAGTGTCAAGGTGAAGGAGAACCCAATAGTCCAGCCTGCCATGAAGGAAATGGAACATTTGAATGTGGTGCCTGCAG ATGTAATGAAGGACGTATAGGAAGACTGTGTGAATGTAGTACAGATGAAGTAAATAGCGAGGATATGGATGCTTACTGCAGGAGGGAGAACAGTACAGAAATATGCAGTAACAATGGAGAATGCATTTGTGGACAATGTGtatgcaagaaaagagaaaacaccaATGAAGTGTATTCTGGCAAATACTGTGAATGTGACAACTTCAACTGCGATCGATCAAATGGTTTGATTTGTGGAG GAAACGGTATCTGCAAATGCAGAGTGTGTGAGTGTTTCCCCAACTTCACTGGCAGTGCATGTGATTGTTCTTTGGATACCTTGCCGTGTATGGCGTCTAATGGGCAGATCTGCAATGGACGAGGAACCTGCGAATGTGGAACCTGTAACTGTACAGATCCAAAATTCCAAGGCCCCACATGTGAAATGTGTCAGACTTGCCTTGGTGTCTGTGCAGAGCACAA GGACTGCGTTCAGTGCAGAGCTTTCGATaagggagaaaagaaggaaacatgTTCTCAGGAATGTATGCATTTCAACATGACGCTGGTAGAAAGTCGAGACAAGCTGCCACAGCCTGGACAGCCCGATCCGCTGTCTCACTGCAAAGAGAAGGATGTTGACGACTGCTGGTTCTACTTCACGTATTCTGTCAACTCAAACGGCGAAGCCAACGTACACGTGGTGGAGACCCCAG AATGCCCCAGCGGCCCTGACATCATTCCCATTGTAGCTGGTGTGGTTGCTGGAATTGTTCTTATTGGACTTGCATTATTACTGATTTGGAAACTACTAATGATCATTCATGACAGACGAGAATTTGCTAAATTCGAGAAGGAGAAGATGAATGCCAAGTGGGATACG CAAGAAAATCCAATATACAAGAGCCCTATTAACAATTTCAAGAATCCAAACTATGGACGTAAAGCTGGTCTCTAA
- the ITGB1 gene encoding integrin beta-1 isoform X2, translated as MAETKLKLLAWAGVLCCLIWNGFAQQGGSDCIKANAKSCGECIQAGPNCGWCKKTDFLQEGEPTSARCDDLAALKSKGCPMEDIENPRGSKQVLEDKEVTNRKIGAAERLKPEDITQIQPQKLVLKLRVGEPQTFSLKFKRAEDYPIDLYYLMDLSYSMKDDLENVKSLGTALMLEMEKITSDFRIGFGSFVEKTVMPYISTTPAKLRNPCTGDQNCTSPFSYKNVLSLTSEGNKFNELVGKQHISGNLDSPEGGFDAIMQVAVCGEQIGWRNVTRLLVFSTDAGFHFAGDGKLGGIVLPNDGKCHLENNMYTMSHYYDYPSIAHLVQKLSENNIQTIFAVTEEFQAVYKELKNLIPKSAVGTLSSNSSNVIQLIIDAYNSLSSEVILENSKLPKGVTISYKSFCKNGVNDTQEDGRKCSNISIGDEVKFEINVTANECPKKGQNETIKIKPLGFTEEVEINLQFICECQCQGEGEPNSPACHEGNGTFECGACRCNEGRIGRLCECSTDEVNSEDMDAYCRRENSTEICSNNGECICGQCVCKKRENTNEVYSGKYCECDNFNCDRSNGLICGGNGICKCRVCECFPNFTGSACDCSLDTLPCMASNGQICNGRGTCECGTCNCTDPKFQGPTCEMCQTCLGVCAEHKDCVQCRAFDKGEKKETCSQECMHFNMTLVESRDKLPQPGQPDPLSHCKEKDVDDCWFYFTYSVNSNGEANVHVVETPECPSGPDIIPIVAGVVAGIVLIGLALLLIWKLLMIIHDRREFAKFEKEKMNAKWDTQENPIYKSPINNFKNPNYGRKAGL; from the exons ACTAAATTAAAATTGCTCGCATGGGCTGGTGTCCTCTGCTGCTTGATATGGAATGGATTTGCTCAGCAAG GTGGAAGTGACTGTATAAAAGCTAATGCAAAATCATGTGGTGAATGTATACAAGCAGGACCAAACTGTGGCTGGTGTAAAAAAACA GACTTTTTACAAGAAGGAGAACCAACATCTGCACGATGTGATGACTTGGCAGCACTGAAGAGTAAAGGCTGTCCTATGGAAGATATAGAAAATCCCAGAGGTAGCAAACAAGTGCTTGAAGATAAAGAAGTAACAAATCGTAAGATAGGTGCTGCAGAGAGGCTGAAACCAGAGGACATTACACAGATCCAGCCCCAAAAATTAGTACTGAAACTAAGAGTCG GGGAACCTCAAacattttcactgaaatttaaGAGAGCTGAAGACTACCCCATTGACCTTTATTATCTTATGGACCTCTCCTATTCTATGAAAGATGATTTAGAGAATGTGAAGAGTCTCGGAACAGCTCTGatgttagaaatggaaaaaataacttCAGACTTTCGAATTG GCTTTGGGTCTTTTGTGGAGAAAACTGTGATGCCATATATAAGTACAACACCAGCCAAACTCAGAAATCCTTGTACAGGTGACCAGAACTGTACAAGTCCATTTAGCTATAAAAACGTGCTTAGCCTTACCAGTGAAGGAAACAAATTCAATGAACTTGTAGGTAAACAGCACATTTCCGGGAACTTAGATTCTCCTGAAGGTGGATTTGATGCGATAATGCAGGTTGCAGTTTGTGGG GAACAAATTGGCTGGAGAAACGTTACAAGACTACTGGTGTTTTCCACGGATGCTGGATTTCACTTTGCAGGAGACGGTAAACTTGGTGGAATTGTTTTACCAAATGATGGGAAATGTCATCTGGAAAATAATATGTACACAATGAGCCACTACTAT GATTATCCCTCTATTGCTCATCTGGTACAGAAGCTTAGTGAGAACAATATTCAGACAATCTTTGCTGTTACTGAGGAGTTTCAGGCAGTTTATAAG GAACTGAAAAATCTGATACCAAAATCAGCAGTGGGAACATTGTCTTCAAACTCCAGCAATGTGATCCAGCTGATCATTGATGCATACAAT TCCCTTTCTTCAGAGGTTATCCTGGAAAACAGTAAGCTACCGAAAGGAGTGACCATCAGCTATAAGTCTTTCTGCAAGAATGGAGTGAATGACACACAAGAAGATGGGAGAAAATGTTCTAACATTTCAATTGGAGATGAG gttaAATTTGAGATTAATGTAACAGCTAATGAATGTCCCAAGAAAGGACAAAATGAAACAATTAAAATTAAACCACTGGGATTCACCGAAGAAGTGGAAATTAATCTCCAGTTCATCTGTGAATGTCAGTGTCAAGGTGAAGGAGAACCCAATAGTCCAGCCTGCCATGAAGGAAATGGAACATTTGAATGTGGTGCCTGCAG ATGTAATGAAGGACGTATAGGAAGACTGTGTGAATGTAGTACAGATGAAGTAAATAGCGAGGATATGGATGCTTACTGCAGGAGGGAGAACAGTACAGAAATATGCAGTAACAATGGAGAATGCATTTGTGGACAATGTGtatgcaagaaaagagaaaacaccaATGAAGTGTATTCTGGCAAATACTGTGAATGTGACAACTTCAACTGCGATCGATCAAATGGTTTGATTTGTGGAG GAAACGGTATCTGCAAATGCAGAGTGTGTGAGTGTTTCCCCAACTTCACTGGCAGTGCATGTGATTGTTCTTTGGATACCTTGCCGTGTATGGCGTCTAATGGGCAGATCTGCAATGGACGAGGAACCTGCGAATGTGGAACCTGTAACTGTACAGATCCAAAATTCCAAGGCCCCACATGTGAAATGTGTCAGACTTGCCTTGGTGTCTGTGCAGAGCACAA GGACTGCGTTCAGTGCAGAGCTTTCGATaagggagaaaagaaggaaacatgTTCTCAGGAATGTATGCATTTCAACATGACGCTGGTAGAAAGTCGAGACAAGCTGCCACAGCCTGGACAGCCCGATCCGCTGTCTCACTGCAAAGAGAAGGATGTTGACGACTGCTGGTTCTACTTCACGTATTCTGTCAACTCAAACGGCGAAGCCAACGTACACGTGGTGGAGACCCCAG AATGCCCCAGCGGCCCTGACATCATTCCCATTGTAGCTGGTGTGGTTGCTGGAATTGTTCTTATTGGACTTGCATTATTACTGATTTGGAAACTACTAATGATCATTCATGACAGACGAGAATTTGCTAAATTCGAGAAGGAGAAGATGAATGCCAAGTGGGATACG CAAGAAAATCCAATATACAAGAGCCCTATTAACAATTTCAAGAATCCAAACTATGGACGTAAAGCTGGTCTCTAA
- the ITGB1 gene encoding integrin beta-1 isoform X1 yields MQLVFFYLLVMKSHRTWSSVYVFQTKLKLLAWAGVLCCLIWNGFAQQGGSDCIKANAKSCGECIQAGPNCGWCKKTDFLQEGEPTSARCDDLAALKSKGCPMEDIENPRGSKQVLEDKEVTNRKIGAAERLKPEDITQIQPQKLVLKLRVGEPQTFSLKFKRAEDYPIDLYYLMDLSYSMKDDLENVKSLGTALMLEMEKITSDFRIGFGSFVEKTVMPYISTTPAKLRNPCTGDQNCTSPFSYKNVLSLTSEGNKFNELVGKQHISGNLDSPEGGFDAIMQVAVCGEQIGWRNVTRLLVFSTDAGFHFAGDGKLGGIVLPNDGKCHLENNMYTMSHYYDYPSIAHLVQKLSENNIQTIFAVTEEFQAVYKELKNLIPKSAVGTLSSNSSNVIQLIIDAYNSLSSEVILENSKLPKGVTISYKSFCKNGVNDTQEDGRKCSNISIGDEVKFEINVTANECPKKGQNETIKIKPLGFTEEVEINLQFICECQCQGEGEPNSPACHEGNGTFECGACRCNEGRIGRLCECSTDEVNSEDMDAYCRRENSTEICSNNGECICGQCVCKKRENTNEVYSGKYCECDNFNCDRSNGLICGGNGICKCRVCECFPNFTGSACDCSLDTLPCMASNGQICNGRGTCECGTCNCTDPKFQGPTCEMCQTCLGVCAEHKDCVQCRAFDKGEKKETCSQECMHFNMTLVESRDKLPQPGQPDPLSHCKEKDVDDCWFYFTYSVNSNGEANVHVVETPECPSGPDIIPIVAGVVAGIVLIGLALLLIWKLLMIIHDRREFAKFEKEKMNAKWDTGENPIYKSAVTTVVNPKYEGK; encoded by the exons ATGCAACTTGTTTTCTTCTACTTACTGGTTATGAAAAGTCATAGAACTTGGTCTTCTGTTTATGTATTTCAGACTAAATTAAAATTGCTCGCATGGGCTGGTGTCCTCTGCTGCTTGATATGGAATGGATTTGCTCAGCAAG GTGGAAGTGACTGTATAAAAGCTAATGCAAAATCATGTGGTGAATGTATACAAGCAGGACCAAACTGTGGCTGGTGTAAAAAAACA GACTTTTTACAAGAAGGAGAACCAACATCTGCACGATGTGATGACTTGGCAGCACTGAAGAGTAAAGGCTGTCCTATGGAAGATATAGAAAATCCCAGAGGTAGCAAACAAGTGCTTGAAGATAAAGAAGTAACAAATCGTAAGATAGGTGCTGCAGAGAGGCTGAAACCAGAGGACATTACACAGATCCAGCCCCAAAAATTAGTACTGAAACTAAGAGTCG GGGAACCTCAAacattttcactgaaatttaaGAGAGCTGAAGACTACCCCATTGACCTTTATTATCTTATGGACCTCTCCTATTCTATGAAAGATGATTTAGAGAATGTGAAGAGTCTCGGAACAGCTCTGatgttagaaatggaaaaaataacttCAGACTTTCGAATTG GCTTTGGGTCTTTTGTGGAGAAAACTGTGATGCCATATATAAGTACAACACCAGCCAAACTCAGAAATCCTTGTACAGGTGACCAGAACTGTACAAGTCCATTTAGCTATAAAAACGTGCTTAGCCTTACCAGTGAAGGAAACAAATTCAATGAACTTGTAGGTAAACAGCACATTTCCGGGAACTTAGATTCTCCTGAAGGTGGATTTGATGCGATAATGCAGGTTGCAGTTTGTGGG GAACAAATTGGCTGGAGAAACGTTACAAGACTACTGGTGTTTTCCACGGATGCTGGATTTCACTTTGCAGGAGACGGTAAACTTGGTGGAATTGTTTTACCAAATGATGGGAAATGTCATCTGGAAAATAATATGTACACAATGAGCCACTACTAT GATTATCCCTCTATTGCTCATCTGGTACAGAAGCTTAGTGAGAACAATATTCAGACAATCTTTGCTGTTACTGAGGAGTTTCAGGCAGTTTATAAG GAACTGAAAAATCTGATACCAAAATCAGCAGTGGGAACATTGTCTTCAAACTCCAGCAATGTGATCCAGCTGATCATTGATGCATACAAT TCCCTTTCTTCAGAGGTTATCCTGGAAAACAGTAAGCTACCGAAAGGAGTGACCATCAGCTATAAGTCTTTCTGCAAGAATGGAGTGAATGACACACAAGAAGATGGGAGAAAATGTTCTAACATTTCAATTGGAGATGAG gttaAATTTGAGATTAATGTAACAGCTAATGAATGTCCCAAGAAAGGACAAAATGAAACAATTAAAATTAAACCACTGGGATTCACCGAAGAAGTGGAAATTAATCTCCAGTTCATCTGTGAATGTCAGTGTCAAGGTGAAGGAGAACCCAATAGTCCAGCCTGCCATGAAGGAAATGGAACATTTGAATGTGGTGCCTGCAG ATGTAATGAAGGACGTATAGGAAGACTGTGTGAATGTAGTACAGATGAAGTAAATAGCGAGGATATGGATGCTTACTGCAGGAGGGAGAACAGTACAGAAATATGCAGTAACAATGGAGAATGCATTTGTGGACAATGTGtatgcaagaaaagagaaaacaccaATGAAGTGTATTCTGGCAAATACTGTGAATGTGACAACTTCAACTGCGATCGATCAAATGGTTTGATTTGTGGAG GAAACGGTATCTGCAAATGCAGAGTGTGTGAGTGTTTCCCCAACTTCACTGGCAGTGCATGTGATTGTTCTTTGGATACCTTGCCGTGTATGGCGTCTAATGGGCAGATCTGCAATGGACGAGGAACCTGCGAATGTGGAACCTGTAACTGTACAGATCCAAAATTCCAAGGCCCCACATGTGAAATGTGTCAGACTTGCCTTGGTGTCTGTGCAGAGCACAA GGACTGCGTTCAGTGCAGAGCTTTCGATaagggagaaaagaaggaaacatgTTCTCAGGAATGTATGCATTTCAACATGACGCTGGTAGAAAGTCGAGACAAGCTGCCACAGCCTGGACAGCCCGATCCGCTGTCTCACTGCAAAGAGAAGGATGTTGACGACTGCTGGTTCTACTTCACGTATTCTGTCAACTCAAACGGCGAAGCCAACGTACACGTGGTGGAGACCCCAG AATGCCCCAGCGGCCCTGACATCATTCCCATTGTAGCTGGTGTGGTTGCTGGAATTGTTCTTATTGGACTTGCATTATTACTGATTTGGAAACTACTAATGATCATTCATGACAGACGAGAATTTGCTAAATTCGAGAAGGAGAAGATGAATGCCAAGTGGGATACG